In Poecilia reticulata strain Guanapo unplaced genomic scaffold, Guppy_female_1.0+MT scaffold_131, whole genome shotgun sequence, one genomic interval encodes:
- the LOC103459875 gene encoding olfactory receptor 52K1-like isoform X2 gives MENYTYNSPTLQLEGLKVADYSMRLVFFLFLLSYIIFMIMNLDILLPPTERLISYYECVVQAFTTHMFGTTSHTVLMVMAFDRYIAICRPLFYSTIMTNRMIVKLIALSWGVPFVLVGILLGLTVRLNRCXTLIANPFCDNASLFKLSCESVXINNIYGLTFTVLLYVASIGCIVLTYGSITAVCLATKNKSLNSKAFKTCSTHLVVYLIMSLSGVTIVVLHRFPQYSDYRKLSAILFVIVPGSLNPIIYGLQSKEIRNFLYELFISRKCFXSCESKSLIKXVQKG, from the exons ATGGAAAACTACACATATAACAGTCCCACACTCCAGCTGGAGGGCTTGAAGGTCGCAGATTATTCAATGCGCCTCgtctttttcctgtttctgctttcCTACATCATATTCATGATTATGAATCTGG ACATCTTGCTGCCTCCAACTGAGCGTCTCATCAGTTATTATGAATGTGTGGTTCAAGCTTTTACTACACACATGTTTGGCACCACTTCCCACACAGTGCTTATGGTCATGGCCTTTGACAGATACATTGCCATCTGTCGTCCCCTGTTCTACAGCACCATAATGACCAACAGGATGATAGTAAAGCTGATAGCGCTGTCCTGGGGCGTGCCGTTTGTGCTGGTTGGGATTCTGCTGGGTCTGACTGTGAGGCTAAACCGATGCARGACCCTCATCGCCAACCCTTTCTGTGATAACGCCTCACTTTTCAAGCTTTCCTGCGAGAGTGTGAWCATTAATAATATCTATGGTCTGACATTCACTGTGTTGCTGTATGTAGCGTCTATTGGCTGCATTGTTCTCACCTATGGGAGCATCACAGCAGTCTGTCTGGCCACTAAGAACAAATCTTTGAACAGTAAAGCATTTAAGACTTGCAGCACACATCTGGTTGTTTATCTTATAATGTCCCTTAGTGGTGTTACGATTGTTGTTCTCCATCGGTTTCCCCAATATTCAGACTACAGAAAACTCTCAGCTATCTTGTTCGTCATTGTCCCAGGTAGCCTCAACCCCATTATTTATGGTTTACAGTCCAAGGARATACGAAATTTTTTAtatgaactttttatttctagaaaatgttttYCATCATGTGAAAGTAAATCTTTGATTAAACYTGTTCAAAAAGgttga
- the LOC103459875 gene encoding olfactory receptor 52N5-like isoform X1 — MENYTYNSPTLQLEGLKVADYSMRLVFFLFLLSYIIFMIMNLGILIIIVFEKNLHQPMYVLFGNLTVSDIIGSTHILPRLLSDILLPPTERLISYYECVVQAFTTHMFGTTSHTVLMVMAFDRYIAICRPLFYSTIMTNRMIVKLIALSWGVPFVLVGILLGLTVRLNRCXTLIANPFCDNASLFKLSCESVXINNIYGLTFTVLLYVASIGCIVLTYGSITAVCLATKNKSLNSKAFKTCSTHLVVYLIMSLSGVTIVVLHRFPQYSDYRKLSAILFVIVPGSLNPIIYGLQSKEIRNFLYELFISRKCFXSCESKSLIKXVQKG, encoded by the coding sequence ATGGAAAACTACACATATAACAGTCCCACACTCCAGCTGGAGGGCTTGAAGGTCGCAGATTATTCAATGCGCCTCgtctttttcctgtttctgctttcCTACATCATATTCATGATTATGAATCTGGGTATTTTAATAATCATTGTCTTTGAAAAGAATCTTCATCAGCCCATGTATGTGCTGTTTGGCAACCTGACGGTCAGTGACATCATTGGAAGTACTCATATTTTACCCCGTTTGCTTTCAGACATCTTGCTGCCTCCAACTGAGCGTCTCATCAGTTATTATGAATGTGTGGTTCAAGCTTTTACTACACACATGTTTGGCACCACTTCCCACACAGTGCTTATGGTCATGGCCTTTGACAGATACATTGCCATCTGTCGTCCCCTGTTCTACAGCACCATAATGACCAACAGGATGATAGTAAAGCTGATAGCGCTGTCCTGGGGCGTGCCGTTTGTGCTGGTTGGGATTCTGCTGGGTCTGACTGTGAGGCTAAACCGATGCARGACCCTCATCGCCAACCCTTTCTGTGATAACGCCTCACTTTTCAAGCTTTCCTGCGAGAGTGTGAWCATTAATAATATCTATGGTCTGACATTCACTGTGTTGCTGTATGTAGCGTCTATTGGCTGCATTGTTCTCACCTATGGGAGCATCACAGCAGTCTGTCTGGCCACTAAGAACAAATCTTTGAACAGTAAAGCATTTAAGACTTGCAGCACACATCTGGTTGTTTATCTTATAATGTCCCTTAGTGGTGTTACGATTGTTGTTCTCCATCGGTTTCCCCAATATTCAGACTACAGAAAACTCTCAGCTATCTTGTTCGTCATTGTCCCAGGTAGCCTCAACCCCATTATTTATGGTTTACAGTCCAAGGARATACGAAATTTTTTAtatgaactttttatttctagaaaatgttttYCATCATGTGAAAGTAAATCTTTGATTAAACYTGTTCAAAAAGgttga
- the LOC103459877 gene encoding olfactory receptor-like protein COR6, which translates to MENFTYNSFMLQLEGIDFTKDVVYAAFFLFLAFYIFTVTLNLGFLILIIIEKNLHQPMYILFCNLTVSDIIAATEVFPRLLVDILRPPSERLISYYECVVQAFLTQWVSSTCHTVLMIMAFDRYVAICNPLRYSAIMTRRMLVKLSVXAWGVPFLFVLVLIGLSVRLXRCRTFVSNPLCDNALLFKLSCESVEINNIYGLFYTVLLLVASVGSIVLTYGKIAVICVTSKNKSMKKKALKTCSTHLVVYLILLFSGFSVIALHRFPQYSYYRKILTILFFVVPGSLNTIIYGVQSKEIRNFLSEKIKTHQCFQLKNNK; encoded by the coding sequence ATGGAAAACTTCACCTACAACAGTTTTATGCTCCAGCTGGAGGGCATAGATTTCACAAAGGATGTTGTATACGCCGCCTTTTTCTTGTTCCtagctttttacatttttactgtgaCTCTYAACTTGGGTTTTTTGATTCTAATCATTATTGAGAAGAACCTTCACCAGCCCATGTACATTCTGTTTTGCAACCTGACAGTCAGTGATATCATTGCAGCTACAGAAGTCTTTCCTCGCCTGCTGGTGGATATTTTGAGGCCTCCGTCTGAGCGCCTCATCAGTTACTATGAGTGTGTGGTTCAGGCGTTTCTGACTCAGTGGGTGAGCAGCACTTGCCACACGGTGCTGATGATCATGGCCTTTGACAGATACGTTGCCATCTGCAACCCTCTGCGTTACTCTGCAATAATGACCAGGAGGATGTTGGTGAAGCTGTCGGTTRCCGCCTGGGGCGTTcccttcttgtttgttttggttctgatcgGACTCTCTGTCAGGCTCAAMAGATGCAGGACTTTTGTCTCAAACCCTTTGTGTGATAACGCCTTGTTGTTTAAGCTCTCCTGTGAAAGTGTGGAGATCAATAACATCTATGGCCTCTTTTACACYGTGCTGCTGCTGGTAGCATCGGTCGGCAGCATTGTTCTAACCTATGGGAAGATTGCTGTGATATGTGTGACCAGTAAGAATAAATCAATGAAGAAAAAAGCCCTAAAAACCTGCAGCACTCACCTGGTTGTCTACctgattttgttgtttagtGGATTTAGTGTTATTGCTCTGCATCGATTTCCTCAGTACTCCTATTACAGAAAAATCCTCAccattctgttttttgttgtaccTGGAAGCCTCAACACTATTATCTATGGTGTCCAGTCAAAAGAAATACGCAactttttatctgaaaaaattaagacacatcaatgttttcaattaaaaaataacaaatag